The sequence GACCGAGCCCGTGATGTACGCGGCACGGTCGCTCGCCAGGAAGGCGACCAGGTCCGCGACCTCGTCCGCCCCGCCGAAGCGGCGCAGCGGGATCTGCTTCGCCGCGTCCTTCTTGACCTTGTCGGTCAGCTCGGCGGTCATGTCGGTCTCGATGAAGCCCGGCGCCACCACGTTGGCGCGGATGTTGTAGCGGCCGACCTCCTTGGCGAGCGCCTTGGAGAAGCCGATGATTCCGGCCTTGGAGGCGGAGTAGTTGGACTGGGTGGCGTTTCCGTAGACGCCCGCGACCGAGGAGAGATTGATGATCGTGCCGGACTTGCGCTTCATCATCTCGAAGATCACCGCGCGGCAGACGTGGTAGACGCCGTCGAGGTTGGTGTCCAGCACGCTGTGCCAGTCCTCGTCGGACATCAGCAGCAGCGGGTTGTCGCGGGTGATGCCCGCGGAGCAGACCACCACCCCGATCGGGCCGAGGTCGGACTCCGTCCGGGCCACCCACTCCTTGACCGAGGCGGAGTCGGTCACATCGGCCCGCACCGCCATCGCGCGTACGCCGAGCTCGCCCGCCTCCTTCTCCAGCTCCCGTGCCGCCCGCTCGTTGGACTGGTAGCAGAAACCGACGTCGTACCCCTCGGCCGCGAGCCGCAGGACGACGGCCCGGCCGATCCCGCGCGATCCCCCGCTCACCAGGGCGACCGGTGCTGCGTTGTCCGTCATGACTTCTCTCCT is a genomic window of Streptomyces sp. NBC_01237 containing:
- the fabG gene encoding 3-oxoacyl-[acyl-carrier-protein] reductase, with product MTDNAAPVALVSGGSRGIGRAVVLRLAAEGYDVGFCYQSNERAARELEKEAGELGVRAMAVRADVTDSASVKEWVARTESDLGPIGVVVCSAGITRDNPLLLMSDEDWHSVLDTNLDGVYHVCRAVIFEMMKRKSGTIINLSSVAGVYGNATQSNYSASKAGIIGFSKALAKEVGRYNIRANVVAPGFIETDMTAELTDKVKKDAAKQIPLRRFGGADEVADLVAFLASDRAAYITGSVLQIDGGITI